The Calypte anna isolate BGI_N300 chromosome 3, bCalAnn1_v1.p, whole genome shotgun sequence genome segment CCACAGTGGactggcagagctgcttttaCATGACTAGGGGCTTAAAGTACAGTGCAATTCTAGCTATGCCAAGGCTCTGTTAGAAATGTAAGATAAGAAAGTAATTAATACTACTGAATAATGTTATTTGATGCTAACAATGATGTCTTGGATGGTAATTACATGTATACACCATTTTGTTGTTcttccaaataatttctgtaggaaagaaaaaaaaaattttatttgctatGGACATAACTACAGTTAGCAATGGAGTTACCTGTTTTCCACCGTTGTGAGCAAGTTACGTTATGGAACAACATTCTCTGGATCATGCAGTGTTAGTTGCAAATATCTGGGTTGCTAATCAGTAAATTGGAAACCTTGCATTACATTAGCCATAATAGCACCAGTATTCTGATTTTAGCAGTCTGCTCTACCTAATATTTGCACAGTCTTCAGACAAGGTTTCCCCAAGTAGTAGGATAGCACACAGTTTTCTGCTAGTTTTCATATGTTTTCTGCCCACAGTGCATTTTTGCTTTGTAGATTTCCTGTTATTTCTGATTTAGGGTAGTCAgttttttcagaagactgattttttttttcctttgtattaaTGGATgtccagaaacaaaaaaggtCTCCTGGTGCAGCACACCAAACCACACCCACAGAGTAGTTGGTGTTGTATCTTTTTCGTGTCCCTCACACCTTCTCTGGAATGCACAGCTGTCATCTGGCTCCTCTTGGTGACTTTTCACTCTGGCAGGCATTTTTGCTTATGTCTTTTTATGAAGTTATAGCTAACATGCTCTGTCTCCATCATTAGGTCATTGACGTGATTGGTTTTGTCCGGATGAAGAAATGTTCAACTTACCTacatatatgtttatatttatatatatctcATGTCTTTGTACTCCAGCTGTTGACTCAGCGTGCATTGCTAGTGTATTAATTTTAGTAATGCACGTTCTAATTCATCCTACCCATACAGTCTGTCTGCTGGAAACGGGactgttttcagtttcctcCTTCCAACCGTCTGCCAAATCATTTCAGAATACATTCTTTCATACGCCCCGGCTCTCAAGCCATTTGGAGCTAAGTCCATCACCTACTCCGGAGCTACAACATCAGCCATAATAGATGGTCTGCAGGCTGGGGAGCgctatattttcaaaattcGTGCAGCAAACAGGAGGGGACCAGGTCCTCAGTCTAAGGCCTTCAGTGTTGCCATCCCCGCAGGTAAGCACCAAGTTGTACCCATAGTCTGCCCATTCTTGCCTTGTTCCTACAATGTCCTACCTTCTTACAAACAATGTTACATTCATTTTCCTTAGATTCCATCTAAGCCATGGGATTTTACCgctttactttgcttttttactttacttttacTTCCTTAGTACTGTTTCTGCTACTGCACTGTGCAAAAGGACATTTTACAGATatgttaacattttaaataaatgcataccATACTCTGTTTCCTGCATGAAAACACTATGTCACCTTGGAcaaaaaatacaagattttgGATCTTTGGTTGTGTTATTCCTGTTCTTGCATTTGCTTCTTGCCAAAAAGATGTGGGGACAGAGGATTTGCTGAATTAACTAAGAATGTGGGCCCCAGCCTCAGATGGGATAATGCAGCACCATGCCATCAGTGTGGCTAAGCTCTGCTGAATATTTGGTTACACTGATATGATGCTGCAGTCCTTACTTttagatgttttattttaatttctttaagttttACACAAGTTACAATAATTCCACATAGGCtgggaaatacagaaataatgatTGTCTCATATTCCCGTAAGTTGTCTTGTTCTTGCTGCCTGGCTGGTTTCTTCTCTTATtcattgttttgtgtttcttctgttgttatgaataaatgctttttttttttttcctcagttgctcaacagcaaataaatattcaagaaaattcaaatgctaaaaaaaatggGAATGCTGGCTCATCTCCTCAAACTTCCTCTGTTTCTTCAAAAATCCAGCCATCGCTTTCCTCTAAGCAGTCACCTGTTCGTTCCCCTAATGTTAATGATAAAAAGAGTCTTTCTgaatataaacataaaatattgtCCCAAGGGGAGGACCTAAGAAAGTTTCAGTTACCTTCTAGAAAGACAGGTGAGCTGGAACCTGGTCTCCAATCCACTGAAGTGACAAATGATCATGATTCCTCTGAAGAAGCTCCGACGACGCCACCAAAAACGCAGGATCAGAGGAGGATTGTTAGACCACTGTCCCCTAGTCAGCCAGTCCACCCTGTCCTTGCCTCAGGGAGGACCACTCTTCAAACCCATGTATCAGAGGTGTCACAGCAGACAAGCACAGAGAAACATGAGCCACCAGCACTGTTACCACCATCAGCACGACGCTCTTCTGCCTTGTCTGTTCCTGAATACACAGATAATGAAACAAAGCGACTGAGGAAAAGCAACACTAATGTGCCTTCTAAAACCTCTTCCCACTCTCTGTCTGccaaaaataatgattttacAGGTAATGTGGAAGGAAAGCCAGACCCCGTGCAGGTGAAAGTGTCTTCTAAAACTTCAGATCCTAGTCATATGGCTTTGCCATCAAGTCGGCAGCCTGCTGTCTCTCATGAAGTTATCCCAAGCCATCCCAGCAGATCTGGCTCTCTAACTCATTCACATCAACCTGCTTCCCAAACGGCAGATCCTCATGCTCGTGATAGCCATAATGAGTTTGACAGTGAAGAAGCAGAGGACAGAGCAGGACAGCCCAGTTCTACATCTCAGCAAACAAGGCTGCCCTCAAGCTCCAGTTCTCGCACATGGAAAGATCCAAGATTAGCTGCAGTGGCAGCCTCATCCAGGTCTGCTGTTTCTGGTCATGCTTCACCTCACTCTCGCTTCTCCAGCAGTGCCAAGTCTGACAGAAAGGATATTGATAAAAATGATAGGGAGGACTCTCAAAATGCAAATCCCTTATTTCCTTCTCTACCCTCTTCCAGACAGTCTTCTTCAGCAGTCTATGCCAAGAGAAGAAATCCTCAGGTCGATTCTAATTCTCACCTCAGAAAGGCACACAGTGAAAAGCCACCCCACTCCGACTCAGCAGAACAACAAAGTcgagcagctgctccagggaggCATTCTCATTTGCAGTCTTCTTTTTCCAAACATAAGCCTGATGAGCAGGACAGTCAAGAAGTAAAAGAAACCCTTGCTCAGTCAAAACCCAGTGTATCTTTGCCTAAAAAGACATTCCCCTCTCATCTGCCGTTGGAGAAGACCTCCCACTCAGAGCCTCCACAGAGGACAGAAACCAGTCCTTCCTTACTGCATTCCAGAGGCCGGCGCCTCCCCTCTCATGCCTCATCCCAGAGTAATGAAGAATTGCAGGAAGGTGTTGATGAGGATGTAACAGAAGGCAGTGACAGAGCAAGTAGCCGCTCTGTATTTCCTAAAGATGTGACCTCTTCCAGGACATTACCTGCATCTTTCTCTCAGGGAAGCTCACGTTCATCTCTATCAAAGCAACAGCAACCAGGTTCTCAGATACCTTCTTACAAACAAAAACTTACTCAGCCAGACTCCAGTTCTGCTAGTGATACAGCAAAAGAGAACCAGTATAATCCAAGGTCATCTTCCACTTCTTCGAGACAAAATCGTCCTTCATTACCTGCTCGCTCAATGGTGCCTACAAGAACAGTGTcccaaacagagaaaaaatatggcCTGTTGCCTTCAAAAACATCCAAAACAGAACTTCCTCAAAAagttccttcctcctcttcatctAAATCTCGTCAGTCAGTTTCTGACGAAGAGGATGATTATTATAGTGAATATGatcagaaagaagagaaatccACATCTTTGGCAACAAAATGGTCCCCTTCTGTTTCTGGAAGGAACAAAAACACATACGATGACACTACGAGCAATAAAAAGAAGCCTATGGACACTCTTCTACCTCACAAAGTAAGttctgaagaggaagagaaggaacaaattccatcattaaaaatttcttctcctGAATCACAAGGAAGCTCTGTCATGGCATCCCGGATTACTCAATCCTCTAACAAGCACAAACCGAGCTTTGTCTGGCCACGTTCTTCAACATCTACCACCACCCACACTGTTTCTCCAACAGTTTCTTCCTCCACCTTGTCCCCTCGCCAGCGACTATTGAACTCCAGGCTACGGAGCCCCTCCCAAAGGCAATCTGTTAGACCTCCTTATAGACAAGGTATCTTGTCTTTGTTGTAGTAATCTCActgaattgtttttttcctgacatcgGCAGTTAGGTGAAAAGTTCTCCATCAGAATGCAGGTTCCATTATTTAGGATAAagtattactttttatttttggtggtTCTCAGGGAACCACCTGACATTGAGGTCACACATGTCTTGAGGACATTGCCTCAAGAATAGGTGTAATGAGGTACCCCAGACCTTTGGTCCTGGCATCTGATATGCACAGAATCCCATGATCCACAGAGGAGATGACAGATCCTATTCTGGAAAAAGGGCTGTGTTCCTTACTCAGTGATAACTTCACTGAAAAGCACACTTGTGTGTAGAATATGGCAGCCTCTGAGGTGTATTGCTGTTTGTCATATGTATCACTAACAGGCTTTTGTAGCTATACCTTGCCCATACATAGGCAGTAAGGTGTTTCCTTCCGTTGTCATGgcattctgtgttttctgtaattattcTTAAGCCACTTCCCTCTTTAAGTGACAGCTCAGAGTTATGCATTCTGGTTGAGGCCTGCTCACATCACAGTCTGGCCTTTAATACCTTCAGGGCTGTGATTTACCCCAAAAGTTAGAAGCTTGATTTCCAGTAACTGGTCCATCTGCTGATCCTGGGTAGTGGAACAGAGAGTCCACTACACATCAAGGTGTGTCACCTATTGGTGTCCTGTGTCATTTATGGAGAATCTCAGACAGTCTCCGGGACTTTGCTAGGTAGAAatgattttttctctctccaacaCATGGACATCCAAGATAGTATCAAGTGACCTGAGTGTTCTAGTAAATACCTTCTATGCTATATGTGGATAATAATATTTTGTTCAATGTGGCCTAAATGTTAAACAGTGAGGACCTTGCAGCTTGGCTGTTGTATTTCTTAGGTTTAGTCAGACTTAATGTTGTGTAGAGCTTGCAGAGCTTTAAGATGGGAGTGGATCAGCTGAGCGTGTTTCTGTGTGGCAGTGTTTTTCAGATAGAGAAGGAGTATCCTTCCTtttacaagttaaaaaaaataaaaggaagtcATTCCTATCCCCTCTCATTTTGGTTCATCACTACAGCGTTTTATAAGGACAGGATTGAACAAGTGTTTGTgttaagtaattttttctccctcatcCCACTCCTCAAATGTTTACAAAGACCACAAACATTTTAATGTCATGCCATCTATAACTGTTGCCCTGCTTTCTTAAAACACCAAGAGAGATAAAGAGACCAAATAAACATGGCAGAAAGAAACCATGAGTGTTTAACCTCTTCAGGAGAAACCAATATAAATTCTTGTATCAGCTGCAAGTATCTGACAGTGTCACAAGAGTTGCTCcaaggagaaatgaaatgccTGGCTTGCTGAGTGTGGTGAGGGCTCTTTCTGATCTTGTTTATGTCCAGATCAGtaagaaaatttatttatttgcattttaaaatatggtttGTAGTATGCACAgcttttttcaaaactttttgtTTCAGGTTACAATGGCAGACCTAATCTTACAAcgaaaaatggaaatggaaatggaaaagtaaTACCTGGTAATAATGGAAAACCAAGTGGACAGAGAGTAATCAATGGCCCCCAAGGAACAAAGTGGGTATGGTGATCTCTCTAAAATTCAAGTTGCTTTGGCCTCTTACTGTGCTTGAATTTTCATTAAGAGTGGAGACCAGTGCCGTCAGTCAATTAAGCTGTAAAGTGAGGTTGTACTTAGAGATGTAGTTTCTGCTGTTCCATTGAAAACTAATTATAAATTCTGCGTTTTATTATTTGAACATATTAAATGTCTGTTTTAAAGCCTGTTGGCTTGGATTTTCAACTATAGCCTTACTCTCATAGGTGGAAGtaaaacttgttttcttcaaagtaaGTGGGAGTTAAACTCCTCAGTGACTTAGGACTTGTCTGCTGTGCAGTGTGAGTGCCCAGGGTAGCTGCAGTGCAAAACATATTTCTCCCGGTAATATTTCTCCCAGACTCATGCTCTGGAAAAAAGCTAGTGAGCAGGAATATCAAAAAGTAAAGTTGCTCCATAAGTGTCACAGTGCTCTAAATGTACACACGTAGGTATCTTTAAGCATTTTACCATTTGTACAGACATGTCTCCAGTGGTATTTTCTGAAGAGCTCAGATGCAACTGATAGGAAAACCTCACTAGATGCCCACCTGCCCAGCccttttcttttaacttcttttccAATGAGTTTATAACCAACCAATGAAGGGAAGGAACTGATATTTTCCTATGTATTCACACAAACACTGAGCAGGAGGAGACTGTGACCAGTCTTTCTGGCATCATAGAGCTGCTCACTCTCTGTAGAGATACTGCCAATGGCACATAAAGACATTTATTTCATAGGCACTTCAATCATTTGTATTAGAGGAACACAAAATGATGCATCAGATAgatcacatttttaaagcatgaaaaaacTCCAGCAAGTAGGGTAGAAAGGCCCTTGGGAAACAGTGGGGCATCTCTATCTGATGAGAGGCAGGAATTGCTGCAAGCAGGACAAACACCTTGTAAAGCAAGAGCATCTGTGCAATCATCTGTGTTAACATCTGAGGCCTGGAGGCCTTGAGACTTATCTCATGATCTACTGTCACTCCTGCTACAGTCTTTCTGCCAACACCAAATGTAAGTCTGTCTTGCCAACCTGGAACTGCTACTCAAGTCCTCTTCCCAGTTTCCTCCCAGCAATTTTGTGTtctgtggctctgtgtgtgttaCATCATGTTAAAACAGCATAGAGTTCAGCTGTTTTGACTTGAAATAACAAGGCCTGGATTTTAACTGCAGTTACCTCTTAAATTCAATCCAAGCTCTCAGACAGGTTTGTTTTATGAGACAGAGGCTTTTCTTCAGTCTCCTGGCCAAATTAAAATCTTAGATACTTTGGTTTTACTATTCCTTTAATGTAAATGAACTAGGGTTttgtggggttgtttg includes the following:
- the FNDC1 gene encoding fibronectin type III domain-containing protein 1, which gives rise to MAGPAAPSGAPPRPRAALLLLLLLAALLPAAAPEKDMPNRPLRARAQSPDGKLPFRWKPSNGAGFRGPRSRSQGYPRGYGESSRRMSYAPLPPERQTQEARKLASESVHVVSLPSRSSQGRNQPVYRSSLTKRKVTEEEEVEMEVAQDITVRVMSSQSVLVSWTDPLYEKQKAAANRQYSVRYREKGESARWDYKQVTNRRALVENLLPDTVYEFAIQILEGEKEGKWSVSVYQRTPEAAPTSAPENLDVWPLKGKPTSVAASWDALPESEGKVKEYILSYAPALKPFGAKSITYSGATTSAIIDGLQAGERYIFKIRAANRRGPGPQSKAFSVAIPAVAQQQINIQENSNAKKNGNAGSSPQTSSVSSKIQPSLSSKQSPVRSPNVNDKKSLSEYKHKILSQGEDLRKFQLPSRKTGELEPGLQSTEVTNDHDSSEEAPTTPPKTQDQRRIVRPLSPSQPVHPVLASGRTTLQTHVSEVSQQTSTEKHEPPALLPPSARRSSALSVPEYTDNETKRLRKSNTNVPSKTSSHSLSAKNNDFTGNVEGKPDPVQVKVSSKTSDPSHMALPSSRQPAVSHEVIPSHPSRSGSLTHSHQPASQTADPHARDSHNEFDSEEAEDRAGQPSSTSQQTRLPSSSSSRTWKDPRLAAVAASSRSAVSGHASPHSRFSSSAKSDRKDIDKNDREDSQNANPLFPSLPSSRQSSSAVYAKRRNPQVDSNSHLRKAHSEKPPHSDSAEQQSRAAAPGRHSHLQSSFSKHKPDEQDSQEVKETLAQSKPSVSLPKKTFPSHLPLEKTSHSEPPQRTETSPSLLHSRGRRLPSHASSQSNEELQEGVDEDVTEGSDRASSRSVFPKDVTSSRTLPASFSQGSSRSSLSKQQQPGSQIPSYKQKLTQPDSSSASDTAKENQYNPRSSSTSSRQNRPSLPARSMVPTRTVSQTEKKYGLLPSKTSKTELPQKVPSSSSSKSRQSVSDEEDDYYSEYDQKEEKSTSLATKWSPSVSGRNKNTYDDTTSNKKKPMDTLLPHKVSSEEEEKEQIPSLKISSPESQGSSVMASRITQSSNKHKPSFVWPRSSTSTTTHTVSPTVSSSTLSPRQRLLNSRLRSPSQRQSVRPPYRQGYNGRPNLTTKNGNGNGKVIPGNNGKPSGQRVINGPQGTKWIVDLDRGLVLNVEGKYLQDSQGNPLRVKLGGDGRTIVDEKGAPMVSPDGIPLFGHSRFSKPVASAQDKPIISLGGKPLIGLEMVKKTTTPSTTTTTTTTTTIPPTTTTTTTTTTITTTTTTTPEPTTTEPPTEKPPPTCPPGTYAQYDDEGNLLLGFDGLPECNAEDTFSGLDSDVTATPEAYVIYDDDYEFFESTLPPTTTTVTTTTASTTTESEAVYPETSVFGTSPMSEYDITGKKRFTAPYVTYLNKDPAAPCSLTEALEHFQVESLDEIIPNDLREKEMRPMKAPHNITIVAVEGCHSFVIVDWAKPAQGDMVTGYLVYSASYDDFLKNKWSTRTAGTTHLPIENLKPNTRYYFKVQAKNPFGYGPVSSSVSFITESDNPLLVVRPPGGEPIWIPFTFKYDPTYSDCSGKQYVKRTWYRKFVGVVLCNSLRYKIYLSDDLKDTFYSIGDSWGRGEDHCQFVDSHLDGRTGPQSYIEALPTIRGYYRQYRQEPVSFGRIGYTTPYYYVGWYECGVPIPGKW